One window of Nostoc sp. NIES-3756 genomic DNA carries:
- a CDS encoding tetratricopeptide repeat protein, whose translation MTDFCSYFLNKGLDVKKSAILLDWLGVIYSSIGDYKQAIDYHYKSLKLAMQLQDFWLEGNICCNMSFCYSNLKKFNTAIESAEKSLEIAIKTPDERLQSKSLYHLGLAYLHLKVDDKKAISYIEEAISIAKRIQADFLIARMIGELGSVYFQLGKYEEAYELYQQRLDRAILRQDKPGEAIALCNLGNVLRIIEDGNIAIEYLEKAINISKEIQDKHTQAQSYYYLSLVFEKIDEKDRAIAACKQAHYLAQSFSIILAQECQELMKKLTTDD comes from the coding sequence ATAACTGATTTCTGTTCTTATTTTCTAAATAAAGGTTTAGATGTTAAAAAATCTGCTATTCTACTTGATTGGTTAGGAGTTATTTATAGCTCTATCGGTGATTATAAGCAAGCAATTGATTATCATTACAAAAGTCTAAAACTAGCAATGCAGTTGCAAGATTTTTGGTTAGAAGGCAATATATGTTGTAATATGAGCTTTTGTTATTCAAATTTAAAAAAATTTAATACAGCAATTGAGTCTGCTGAGAAAAGTTTAGAAATTGCTATAAAAACCCCAGATGAGCGTCTACAATCAAAATCATTATACCATCTTGGACTGGCTTATCTACACTTAAAAGTAGATGATAAAAAAGCGATTAGTTATATTGAGGAAGCTATTTCAATAGCTAAAAGAATACAAGCAGATTTTTTAATTGCAAGAATGATTGGTGAACTAGGCTCTGTTTATTTTCAATTAGGTAAGTATGAAGAGGCATACGAACTGTATCAACAACGTCTAGATAGAGCAATTTTAAGGCAAGATAAACCAGGGGAAGCAATTGCATTGTGTAATCTTGGTAATGTTCTGAGAATAATTGAAGATGGTAATATAGCTATAGAATATTTAGAAAAAGCAATAAATATCTCTAAAGAAATTCAAGATAAGCATACACAAGCTCAATCATATTATTATTTAAGTCTAGTTTTTGAAAAAATAGATGAGAAAGATAGAGCAATTGCCGCATGTAAACAAGCTCATTATCTTGCCCAGTCTTTTTCAATTATTTTAGCTCAAGAATGTCAAGAATTGATGAAAAAGTTAACAACTGATGATTGA
- a CDS encoding tetratricopeptide repeat protein → MCNLGLTYCFLADYSKAVKYHQKQLLLAQEVTDAEGECRARVNLGNVFCALGKFPAAIEQQEQALSIAQKLEDRYSECATFGNLGNAYNYLGEYYKAMEFYQQQLELAQKTKDRATESIALGNIGTVYSALNQHEQALDYQRKRLVIARIIRDRDGEGKSLGNIGVEYAALGKYSESIEYYEQRLAIAQKIGDFCGEASGLVNLGESLAKLGRNSEVLNCLQRSLKIFHEIGLIFREEQVLRILIELCHKSQRHLLAMKYRFMLCIIKRLKINQNAT, encoded by the coding sequence ATGTGTAATTTGGGTCTAACCTATTGCTTTCTGGCTGACTATTCCAAAGCAGTTAAGTATCATCAAAAACAGTTACTTCTTGCACAAGAAGTAACTGACGCAGAAGGAGAATGTAGAGCAAGAGTGAATCTTGGAAATGTCTTCTGTGCTTTAGGTAAATTCCCTGCTGCTATTGAACAACAAGAGCAAGCTTTAAGCATTGCACAAAAACTTGAGGATCGTTATTCAGAATGTGCTACGTTTGGAAATTTAGGAAATGCTTACAACTACTTGGGTGAATACTACAAGGCGATGGAGTTTTATCAGCAGCAATTAGAACTTGCCCAGAAAACAAAAGATCGTGCAACTGAAAGCATAGCACTTGGAAACATTGGAACTGTGTACAGTGCGCTGAACCAACATGAACAAGCACTCGATTATCAAAGGAAACGATTAGTTATTGCTCGTATAATTCGGGATCGTGATGGTGAAGGTAAGTCGCTGGGAAATATAGGAGTTGAATACGCTGCACTAGGGAAATATTCTGAGTCGATTGAATACTATGAACAACGATTAGCCATTGCTCAAAAGATTGGGGATTTTTGTGGGGAAGCATCAGGATTAGTTAATCTAGGAGAATCTTTAGCTAAACTTGGAAGGAACTCAGAAGTACTGAATTGCCTGCAACGTTCACTGAAAATCTTCCATGAAATTGGTTTAATTTTTAGGGAAGAACAAGTTCTACGCATACTAATCGAACTTTGCCACAAATCCCAGAGACATTTATTAGCCATGAAATATCGCTTCATGCTTTGTATAATAAAGCGGTTAAAAATCAACCAAAATGCTACATAA
- a CDS encoding tetratricopeptide repeat protein — MKSVIPSSASVLKQININVYSLKNIKPSSKRSQYRAVNNWLGKYQPKANASNLEQVQGYLEAFHHLCEVVEWQKAEIVLSVSINTITGTIYTLYRQLEIWGYYSQQFEIYKRLAENENVPPSLSVIALVGLGNVYARLANYTEAIYYSQKALEQSHVSHNLPGKSNALNNLGIAYAGMGKFKQAFGYFQDSLKIATDAELLPEQARALGCLGNTYGNRRQFHQAINSLEQCRAIACQIGDRVLESQALGNLGNAYGYLKNYAKASEYFEQYLTTSRELENPSGEAIALNCLGELYRRTKQYNQAISCFEQSLSIVQKTKELFSEGVALGNLGSIYGGMGNYQKAIEYHQQALAITRRIGDRQGIFLAQINLTLTHLVLNFFRIWYRHRS; from the coding sequence ATGAAAAGTGTTATACCTTCCAGTGCATCAGTCCTTAAACAAATAAATATTAACGTATATTCGCTCAAAAACATTAAACCATCTTCAAAACGCTCTCAATATCGAGCAGTCAATAATTGGTTGGGAAAATATCAACCTAAAGCAAATGCTTCCAACCTAGAACAGGTACAGGGGTATTTAGAAGCCTTCCACCATCTCTGCGAAGTCGTGGAATGGCAGAAAGCTGAAATTGTTTTGTCTGTTTCTATTAATACAATCACTGGGACAATTTATACATTGTATCGACAGCTAGAGATATGGGGTTACTACAGTCAACAATTTGAAATCTATAAGAGGCTTGCAGAAAATGAAAATGTTCCGCCTAGCTTGTCTGTGATTGCCCTTGTAGGTTTAGGGAATGTATATGCTCGTCTTGCAAATTACACTGAGGCAATTTACTACTCTCAAAAAGCTTTGGAGCAATCGCACGTCAGCCATAACCTTCCGGGAAAGTCTAATGCTTTGAACAATCTCGGTATTGCTTATGCTGGTATGGGAAAATTCAAGCAGGCGTTCGGTTATTTTCAAGACAGCCTCAAAATTGCCACAGATGCAGAACTTCTGCCAGAACAAGCCAGAGCCTTGGGGTGTCTTGGGAATACCTATGGTAATCGGAGACAGTTCCACCAAGCAATTAACAGTTTGGAACAGTGCCGTGCAATTGCCTGTCAAATTGGCGATCGTGTCCTAGAATCCCAAGCTCTAGGGAACTTAGGAAACGCCTATGGCTACCTCAAAAATTATGCAAAAGCATCTGAATACTTTGAGCAATATCTGACAACCTCCCGTGAGCTAGAGAATCCTTCTGGAGAAGCGATTGCCCTGAACTGCTTGGGAGAACTTTACCGACGAACCAAACAGTACAATCAAGCAATATCCTGCTTTGAACAAAGCCTGTCCATAGTACAGAAAACAAAAGAATTATTTAGTGAGGGAGTTGCATTGGGTAATTTGGGATCAATCTATGGGGGTATGGGTAATTATCAGAAAGCTATTGAATATCATCAGCAAGCATTGGCAATTACACGGAGGATTGGCGATCGCCAGGGAATCTTTCTTGCCCAAATCAATCTGACATTGACCCACTTGGTTCTAAATTTCTTCAGAATTTGGTACAGGCATAGGAGCTAA